AAAAAATCAATTCTCTTCAGGACCTCGTCGGTATCCTTGAGCAAGTTGCCCGAGCTGGACAGCCTCTCCTGATTATTGCTGAAGATCTTGAAGGTGAAGCCCTAGCCACATTGGTGGTGAATAAGCTTCGGGGTGTCCTCAATGTGGTCGCCATCAAAGCCCCTGGTTTTGGAGAGCGTCGTCAATCCATGCTTCAAGACATTGCCGTCCTCACAGGTGGACAGGTGATCTCTGAAGATGTGGGCCTAACCCTCGACAAAGTTGATTTAGACATGCTGGGGACTGCCCGCAAGGTCACCATCAGCAAAGACAACACCACGATTGTGTCGGAAGCTGCAAATGCAGGTGATGTTGGCAAGCGAGTAGATCAACTTCGTCGTCAGCTAGATGAAACTGATTCTGAATACGACAAAGAAAAGCTCCAAGAGCGGATCGCTAAGCTTGCAGGTGGCGTTGCCGTCATCAAAGTGGGTGCTGCAACAGAGACCGAGCTTAAGGATCGTAAATTGCGCATCGAAGACGCTCTGAATGCGACTAAAGCAGCCGTGGCCGAGGGCATTGTTCCTGGTGGTGGCACTACTCTGATTCATCTCACCAAAACCATTGAGAGTGTCAAAGCTCAACTTAAGAATGAAGAAAAAGTCGGTGCTGACATCGTCCGCATTGCTTTAGAAGCCCCCCTTACTCAAATTGCAGATAATGCAGGTAAGGAAGGTGCTGTCGTCGTGGAGAAAGTCCGTGATGCAGACTTCAGCTATGGCTATAACGCCATGACTGATACCTACGAAGATATGATTGCTGCTGGAGTAATTGATCCTGCCAAGGTAGTCCGTTCGGGCCTCCAGAATGCGGGTTCGATTGCCGGTATGGTGCTCACGACCGAAGCCCTAGTGGTTGATAAGCCTGAGCCTGCAGGTGCTGCTGCGCCCGACATGGGCGGCATGGGCGGCATGGGCGGCATGGGCGGCATGGGTGGCATGGGCGGCATGGGCGGCATGGGCGGCATGGGCATGATGTAGAATCTTGCCGACCTAATACCGGTCTAAGTCTTCCAAAACAGCCTGTAGTGATGCAGGCTGTTTTTTGATGTGTTGATGTTGGATTCCCAGAGAGCCTGGGGCGAAGGATATATACGATCAGATCGCTTTGGGGCAACAGTCATGAGTCGGGTCATGCACAATGAAGAGTGCAAAGATTTTTATATTCCTAGGCCAAAAAGTATCAAACACTACAGAAAAGTTGTACTTAAGTAAATTTTAAGCTTTTAATAGGGTTTCGTTAGTGGATCTTTAATTTGAAAAGGGTATTATTAGATACAGAAATGAATCGTTCATCTTGCATTACTGATCTGTTTGATTCCTGATCAAGGGTAAGTCAGCAAGACGGAAGTAAGGCATTTACCTGAAGGAACGCGCCTCATCCCATATATTCGGTCGGAGGCCAACCGTGAAATATTCCTATCGTGGTGTCGAGTACACCCGTGTTTCTCCCTCAGTAGAAGTCACAGAAACTGAAATTATCGGCCACTATCGTGGCACTCCCTGCCGCCGCCGGCAGTATGCAACTACGGATCTTCATCAACCCACTCACGTTATGACTTATCGTGGCGTTGAGTATGGTCAAGAAGTGAACAACTCTACGACCCGTCGAGAGCCCGTCTTTTCTCCAACACCCCAAATCCCCGATGTTGTCCCTCAATCCATTGCTGTGGGTGCAGCCATGAATTATGCCAGACCCTCAGGACGTCTGGGTCTTCGGGATGTCTCTGACTTAGAGAAGGTTCATAACACCTTTATTCGCCAGACTTTAGAGCATCGTCTTGCCGTTGCCAAACGCAAGGGTGATCAGGGGTTAGTTCAAATGCTAGAGCAAGAGCAGCATCAGTTGAATTAACGCTGATCCGCTAGTACAAGTTACTAAAAGCAATGCCCTCGATTATCGAGGGCATTTTTGTGATTGATAGGCTAGCAGACATTAGCGAACAAAATATAATCCTCTGAACAGATCCTCAAGCAAACTAATGGCTTATGGGGGACTGACGCTAATCAGGCTAATCTAATCTATCGCTTTCAATAATTGTGAACGCTCTAAGGTCGCTTGCCCAAAGCCAGGAATCCATGCAATCCAGTGGTCTTGAACACCAGGGCAAAGCAGTAAAGCGGTATCTTCGCTGTATTCAGACAGGGAATTGCGGAGCTGTACCCATTGATGTGCCTTAGGAACGAAAACCTCTGATGAGGGTGATGCTGCTATGGGTTGTTGAGGCTTTTTCGTAGGAATATTCATCACTAAGCTAAAATCCGTATCTTTTGATACAGAAATTTTATAGCTCTTTCAGGCTGTTTTGGCTGTCTATGGTGAAACTTAACCTGTTACCCAGAGACATGATACGTACTCCAATCCTTTGCCTAGAAGCGATCTGCAGGAACAATAAAGGTGGGGGATGTTACATAAAAGGCACAAAACCACATATTTGTATGGGTTTCTATAGGATTTGAGGCTTGTTCAATCACTTTTTTTATGGTCTAATCTGGCAAAATTCGCATTTGCGTTTTCCATGACTACCCTCAATCCTTCGCTGCTTATTCTGACGATTGCTTCGGGATATTTATTCACTATCTATATGGTCTTAGGGCTTATAAAACAGATTGATCAGCTCCATTAAATATCCCCCCAAAAGACTGGCCTTTTGGGGGGTATGGGTGACTGGATCTGTAATGCGCCTGAGGAGCAATTGCTAGAACTGCTCTAGGCGGTAGAAAGCCGTGGATCTATTCAACGGCTTTAGCTACGTCTCCAACCTTAAAACCTGTGCCGGTCAGAATCTTGCCGACAGAGGATTGAGCATCGACTTCTGTCAACTGAATGCGGCCCATGGATTCCGTTTGGCGTTTAAGTAGTTTGCCAGTGGTGGGGTCCTTAATATCTTTGATCACGCGTTCCACAGACATCACCATGCCGGGTCGAAATCCATGGGCACCCCCTTTATTCAGAGTAATTTGGTTACCAGTGATGTCGGCGACCACCATCTCTTCTACGGGTAGTACTGATGGTAGTGCAGATAATTGGGGAGCAACAGCGGTGAGTTTGGTCACGATATTATTGACGGCTTGACTAGACGCTTCACCCAGGAGTCTGTCACTGCTATCAGAGTCAGTATCGACGCCAATCCCAAAAACACGACCCGTTCCTTCACTTTTATCGGCTTGGCCTTTCCCCTCTGCTGCCGTGAGAATTTCTCCGGTAGCGGTGCTCACTAACCGGGTAGAAAGTTGAACAGTGGCCAACTGTTTCTTTTTCTTTCCGCCGATGCCGAAAAAGCCGCCAACAGAGCCACCTTTGGATTGCTCTTCAACATTGAACTGGGTAATTGAACCGACGAGCACTGCATCTACACCTAATACTCGGCCAATTTGAACTGCAGTTGTGGGTTCAATACGACCAGACTGTCCAAAATTCTGCTCTGCTAGGATAGCCTCAATTTTGCTGCGCTCAACCATGATATAGGTGCCATCTTTCACTAGTTCATTAGTGAGCAAGTTGCTGATGCCTTTAGATGCCCCATTGTTGCCATATAACCCGTAACTGAGACCTGTTTTGCTAACGCTGGCCATGTCGAAGTCTAAAACAGCAATACGTCGGCTTTCTTTAGGTTTAATGGTCTCGACACCAATGCCTGGTGTTGCTGAAGGGTTGGCATAGACGGAACCCGGAACGCAAAAAGCCGTGAGGACTGTGAGGGCAATAGAAAGTTTAGCAATAGGTAAAACGGTGTGTTTCATTAAAGTAGCGTCCAGTAAATCCTTAAAGGTTGTGACGGTAGTGAAGAAGATTCAGTTTCCAGATCTTGATAGATAGAATCTAAACGAAGAAAAAAGTTTAGCGATCGCAGATGGTCCGAATGGACTGTCGGCAATTTTTAGAGGCAATATTGATCGCTTCTAAAGCCCGCTGGTAGTCGGCTTGGTTGTTGTTCTTGAGAGCGAGATCGGCGGCGGTGCGTAAATCAGTGAGGGCTTCTCCTTGTTGACCTTGGTTGAGGTAAACAATCCCCCGATTGTAGTAGAGAATGGCATGGTCTCCTTGGAGCTGGATGGCTTGGGAGTAATCTGCGATCGCACCACCGGCATCACCCAAAGACGATTGCACCAAAGCCCGACCAATATAGGCTTGCAGCAGGTTTTGGTCCAACTGAATGGCCTGATTGAAATCCTGTAAGGCGCCAGTCTGATCCTGTTTGACAAGGCGGATACTGCCTCGTAAGGCATAAGCTGGGGCAAATTTTGAATTTTGGCCGATGGCTTGGGTGGTATTGCGCAATGCTCCTGCCATATTCCCCAGACGATATTGATCTAAGGCTTGCAGGTAAAAATCAGAAGCACTAGACGGCGCTGAAGGAACAGAGGCAATGGGTTTAATTGGAGTGGTGACGGTATTGGCTGGGGCCATTTTCAGGAAAGTATGAATCGGAATCCCGAGGTTAAACCCCGTTTTGATAAAGATATCGGGGTTGATATTTTGATTCTGAACGGTGGTGGTGGTGTCGGCGCGGCCATGAATGCCGAGCAGTTTGCCGTCTTTGTCTAGCACCGGGCCACCGCTCATGCCGGGTAGGGTGTTGTTGGTATAGACCAGAGCATAGCCATCTGTCAGGGGACGGGTGGCATTGGCCGTAATCGTTCCGGTCGTGAAGTTATAGATAATATCTGTGAGGGCTTGAGTTCGACTGGGAAAACCAGCAACGTAGCTCTCACTCCCTTCTGAGAGTTTTTGAGAGTTACCAATTTTGACCACGGTATAGGTACGGTCACTGGTAAACTCCAGCATGGCTAAATCAACACCCGGAAATTTGGTGATTGTCTGTACATTGACTGGATATTCTTGGCCATCATCGGTAATGACGATATATTCATCGACGGTGGCGACAACATGAGCGGCAGTCAACACCGTGTAACGATTGCCATTGCGTTTGATGATCACGCCGGATCCGGGGGCTTGGCTGTCGACCCGCACGGTGATCTGTTTGGCCACTTTGTTGATTTCGGCGGGACTGAGGGCGAGGGCAATTTGTGGTGCCAAAACGATGGCGGCAACCGTTCCCAAGAGCAGGGTGGAAAATTTTTGGGGAATGTTCATGCAGTGTCCTATAAATATGCCAATGGCATATAAATCGATGCTTGAAGGGTGTACTCAGTTGGCGTATGACTCTGAATCGAGGATACCCCAACCCGGATTTGGGTTAGACAAGGTTTTATTCTGATGAATAAAAACAAGCATCTGTTTTAATCTTAGCGACTTAATTTTACGGGACTAAGACTTGGATCACTTCCCACTCGTGATCTTTGAGCTTGTCTGTTCGGGTTGAAGCTGGTTTGTGAATGTCCGTTATATTCTGAAGAGAAGTCTAAGCTGACCCGCTAGAATTTGCCGTTATGAGTTAGAGCACGATGCCCCGCTTTCTTCATGTTGCTGATGTGCATTTGGGCTATACCAAATACGATTCACCTGAGCGCACCAAAGATTTTTATCGAGCTTTTAACGATGCCTTAGAACGCTATGCTATCGAACCCCAAGTCGATTTTGTGCTGATTGTCGGGGATTTATTTGAGCATCGCCAGGTACTGCCTGCGGTCCTCAATCAAGCTCAACTCTGTTTGGATCGGCTGCAAGCAGCGGGTATTCCTGTGTTAGCGATTGAAGGGAATCACGACTATAGACTTTATGGCACCAGTACGAGCTGGTTGCGGTATCTATCTGATTGGGGACGCCTGATGCTATTGGAACCCAATGCTGAAGAAGAATTAGAACCATGGGATCCTGAAGTCAGACGGGGAGGCTATATCGATCTCGACTGTGGTGTGCGGGTGATTGGGTCTCGTTGGTATGGCGCTGCTGCACCGCAAGCGATTCAGTCCTTAGCCCCTCTCATAGAACAACTCCCCCCTGGCCCTGACCATACGGTGATGATGTTCCATCATGGTTTAGAAGGTCATGTCTCTCGCTACAGTGGTGCCTTGCGCTATCAAGATTTTGCCCCCTTGCTAACGGCAGGCGTAGATTATTTAGCCCTCGGCCATATTCACCGTAGCTACACCGCCGAAAGCTGGATTTTTAACCCCGGCTCTACCGAAGCCAACAGCGTGATTGAAAACCAGGATCAGAATCCTCGGGGGGTTTTCCTGGTTAATCTCACTAACCAAGGCATCAAAGCCGAACTTAAATCTGATTACGATCAACGCCATATTGAGCGGTTGAACCTAAAAGCGGATCCAAAACAAACGGCTGCAGAGTTGGAAGAGGCGGCGATTGCTACGATTAAAACGGCCTATAAAAAAGGTAAAACGGAAGACGCTATTGTAGAGCTAAAAATTCAGGGCACGATTGGCTTTGAGCGTTCTGACTTGAATGTGAAGGAGTTGCGATCGCAACTCCATACCCTCAGCAAAGCCTTAATCATGCTGATTAAATATGAAGTCACTGGTGTCGAGTACCACAGCTATATCAGCGACCAAGAAGAACTGCCTTCTCGCCATGACATTGAGCGGCTAGTCTTTACCGATCTTTTGGCCGCCAATGCCCATTACCGTGATCAAGCAGAATCACTCTCCTCGGGGCTAATGGATTTAAAAGATCGCCTGCTTAAACAACAGACTGAACCCGAACTCTATCAATACGCTCAGGAACTTCTGTCAGCGAAGTCTCCAGAACCGGATGCTTCGCCACAGGATTAATGCTCTTCAGCAGGCACTTGGCACCGATCCGTTGTGCAGGTTTCGATTTGCTGGTGCCTTTCCGCCAGGATGGTCGCTAAATCCGCTCTTCCGGTTAATTTCAACCGCCAATCGGCCCAAAGGTCATAGATAAAATCGGCAATGGGGCCGACAATCGGCAGTTTCGTGATGGCATAAACCCATCCCATTCCCAAAACTTCATACACTTTCCGAAACACGGGCACACCAACCATCGCTGTGCCATCGGGTAATACCGCATGAATGCTTCCCATAGCGGTTTCAAAGTCGATATTGCCATTATCTTCCGGTGCATAATCCAATGCTGCAATATCCACAAACGCCACTAAGCCCTGGCCTGCATCCCGTTTCTGTAAAAAATTCACTTCTCTCAAGCAAAGAGGGCAAGCGCCATCATAAAGTAGCTTTATTTGCCAGGATGAAGCCGACGAGGATGCGTTTAAATTCGACGTGTTGGCGGTAGGTGTTGTGGCGTTAGAGGTCATGTCTATGGATGAGAAAGGCTTTTTTTTGACTATAACCTTATCTTTACGAGCTATGGGGCATCACCCATTCCCCGCTAGCCTGTCGCCCTAAGTTGAGACGGTGGGTTCAAGGCTTTCTCGTTCTCTTGCAGGA
The Acaryochloris marina S15 genome window above contains:
- a CDS encoding DUF4278 domain-containing protein, which translates into the protein MKYSYRGVEYTRVSPSVEVTETEIIGHYRGTPCRRRQYATTDLHQPTHVMTYRGVEYGQEVNNSTTRREPVFSPTPQIPDVVPQSIAVGAAMNYARPSGRLGLRDVSDLEKVHNTFIRQTLEHRLAVAKRKGDQGLVQMLEQEQHQLN
- a CDS encoding DNA repair exonuclease, which translates into the protein MPRFLHVADVHLGYTKYDSPERTKDFYRAFNDALERYAIEPQVDFVLIVGDLFEHRQVLPAVLNQAQLCLDRLQAAGIPVLAIEGNHDYRLYGTSTSWLRYLSDWGRLMLLEPNAEEELEPWDPEVRRGGYIDLDCGVRVIGSRWYGAAAPQAIQSLAPLIEQLPPGPDHTVMMFHHGLEGHVSRYSGALRYQDFAPLLTAGVDYLALGHIHRSYTAESWIFNPGSTEANSVIENQDQNPRGVFLVNLTNQGIKAELKSDYDQRHIERLNLKADPKQTAAELEEAAIATIKTAYKKGKTEDAIVELKIQGTIGFERSDLNVKELRSQLHTLSKALIMLIKYEVTGVEYHSYISDQEELPSRHDIERLVFTDLLAANAHYRDQAESLSSGLMDLKDRLLKQQTEPELYQYAQELLSAKSPEPDASPQD
- the groL gene encoding chaperonin GroEL (60 kDa chaperone family; promotes refolding of misfolded polypeptides especially under stressful conditions; forms two stacked rings of heptamers to form a barrel-shaped 14mer; ends can be capped by GroES; misfolded proteins enter the barrel where they are refolded when GroES binds); this translates as MAKHVVFDEESRRALERGVNSLADAVRITLGPKGRNVVLEKKFGAPQIVNDGVTIAKEVELEDPLENAGAQLMREVASKTNDVAGDGTTTATVLAQALIREGLKNVAAGANPVAIRKGIDKTIDALVKEIEAKSKPVTGDAIAQVATISAGNDTEVGQMIAQAMDKVGKDGVITVEESKSLATEMETVEGMQIDRGYISPYFVTDAERMVAEIENARLLIVNKKINSLQDLVGILEQVARAGQPLLIIAEDLEGEALATLVVNKLRGVLNVVAIKAPGFGERRQSMLQDIAVLTGGQVISEDVGLTLDKVDLDMLGTARKVTISKDNTTIVSEAANAGDVGKRVDQLRRQLDETDSEYDKEKLQERIAKLAGGVAVIKVGAATETELKDRKLRIEDALNATKAAVAEGIVPGGGTTLIHLTKTIESVKAQLKNEEKVGADIVRIALEAPLTQIADNAGKEGAVVVEKVRDADFSYGYNAMTDTYEDMIAAGVIDPAKVVRSGLQNAGSIAGMVLTTEALVVDKPEPAGAAAPDMGGMGGMGGMGGMGGMGGMGGMGGMGMM
- a CDS encoding CsgG/HfaB family protein, with translation MKHTVLPIAKLSIALTVLTAFCVPGSVYANPSATPGIGVETIKPKESRRIAVLDFDMASVSKTGLSYGLYGNNGASKGISNLLTNELVKDGTYIMVERSKIEAILAEQNFGQSGRIEPTTAVQIGRVLGVDAVLVGSITQFNVEEQSKGGSVGGFFGIGGKKKKQLATVQLSTRLVSTATGEILTAAEGKGQADKSEGTGRVFGIGVDTDSDSSDRLLGEASSQAVNNIVTKLTAVAPQLSALPSVLPVEEMVVADITGNQITLNKGGAHGFRPGMVMSVERVIKDIKDPTTGKLLKRQTESMGRIQLTEVDAQSSVGKILTGTGFKVGDVAKAVE
- a CDS encoding serine protease, producing MNIPQKFSTLLLGTVAAIVLAPQIALALSPAEINKVAKQITVRVDSQAPGSGVIIKRNGNRYTVLTAAHVVATVDEYIVITDDGQEYPVNVQTITKFPGVDLAMLEFTSDRTYTVVKIGNSQKLSEGSESYVAGFPSRTQALTDIIYNFTTGTITANATRPLTDGYALVYTNNTLPGMSGGPVLDKDGKLLGIHGRADTTTTVQNQNINPDIFIKTGFNLGIPIHTFLKMAPANTVTTPIKPIASVPSAPSSASDFYLQALDQYRLGNMAGALRNTTQAIGQNSKFAPAYALRGSIRLVKQDQTGALQDFNQAIQLDQNLLQAYIGRALVQSSLGDAGGAIADYSQAIQLQGDHAILYYNRGIVYLNQGQQGEALTDLRTAADLALKNNNQADYQRALEAINIASKNCRQSIRTICDR
- a CDS encoding thiol-disulfide oxidoreductase DCC family protein yields the protein MTSNATTPTANTSNLNASSSASSWQIKLLYDGACPLCLREVNFLQKRDAGQGLVAFVDIAALDYAPEDNGNIDFETAMGSIHAVLPDGTAMVGVPVFRKVYEVLGMGWVYAITKLPIVGPIADFIYDLWADWRLKLTGRADLATILAERHQQIETCTTDRCQVPAEEH